A genomic window from Streptomyces sp. WMMC940 includes:
- a CDS encoding cryptochrome/photolyase family protein, with protein sequence MSTAVVLYTSDLRLHDHPPLRSALAAADRVVPLFVRDDRVEAAGFAPPNRRAFLADCLTDLDEGLRERGGRLIVRSGDVVEEVRAVAREADAGEVHMAAGVSGYAHAREERLRTALAEDRRTLRVHDAVVTALAPGAVVPSGGDHFAVFTPYHRRWSQREIRGVLAAPRTVPVPDGIRSEPVPCRADAEKAGGVSEGLAHGGEREARKRLNAWARGGLSQYDERHDDLAGDATSRLSPHLHFGTLSPAEAVHRARAAGGPGAEAFVRQVCWRDFHHQVLAARQDAAVADYRPRHDRWRSGKEAEADVEAWKNGRTGYPVVDAAMRQLRHEGWMHNRGRLLAASFLTKTLYVDWRVGARYFLELLVDGDLANNQLNWQWVAGTGTDTRPNRVLNPVRQAHRYDPDGTYVRRWVPELADIGGPAVHEPWKLPDADRARLDYPGPIVALGDGLTRFKEGRGSG encoded by the coding sequence ATGAGTACCGCGGTCGTCCTGTACACCTCCGACCTGCGTCTGCACGACCACCCGCCGCTGCGCTCCGCACTCGCGGCGGCGGACCGGGTGGTGCCGCTGTTCGTACGGGACGACCGCGTCGAGGCCGCGGGATTCGCGCCCCCCAACCGGCGCGCGTTCCTCGCCGACTGCCTCACCGACCTCGACGAAGGACTGCGCGAGCGGGGCGGGAGGCTCATCGTCCGCTCCGGTGACGTCGTCGAGGAGGTCCGTGCGGTCGCGCGGGAGGCGGACGCCGGTGAAGTGCACATGGCGGCCGGTGTCAGCGGCTACGCCCACGCACGCGAGGAACGGCTGCGCACCGCGCTGGCGGAGGACCGCCGTACGCTGCGCGTCCACGACGCGGTCGTCACCGCCCTCGCCCCCGGGGCGGTCGTCCCGTCCGGCGGGGACCACTTCGCCGTGTTCACCCCGTACCACCGCCGCTGGTCGCAGCGGGAGATCCGGGGCGTGCTCGCGGCGCCGCGCACCGTCCCGGTGCCCGACGGGATCCGCTCCGAGCCGGTGCCCTGCCGCGCGGACGCCGAGAAGGCCGGGGGAGTGTCGGAAGGGCTCGCTCACGGTGGCGAACGCGAGGCGCGCAAGCGGCTGAACGCCTGGGCGCGCGGCGGTCTCTCCCAATACGACGAGCGCCACGACGACCTCGCGGGCGACGCGACCTCCCGGCTCTCGCCCCATCTGCACTTCGGCACCCTCTCCCCGGCCGAGGCCGTCCACCGGGCCCGGGCGGCCGGCGGGCCCGGCGCCGAGGCCTTCGTACGACAGGTGTGCTGGCGCGACTTCCACCACCAGGTGCTCGCCGCCCGGCAGGACGCGGCCGTCGCCGACTACCGGCCCCGGCACGACCGCTGGCGCTCCGGGAAGGAGGCCGAGGCCGACGTCGAGGCGTGGAAGAACGGCCGCACCGGATACCCGGTCGTCGATGCCGCGATGCGCCAGCTCCGCCACGAAGGCTGGATGCACAACCGCGGCAGGCTGCTGGCCGCGAGCTTCCTCACCAAGACGCTGTACGTCGACTGGCGCGTCGGCGCCCGGTACTTCCTGGAGCTGCTGGTCGACGGCGATCTCGCGAACAACCAGCTCAACTGGCAGTGGGTGGCGGGCACCGGCACGGACACCCGGCCGAACCGAGTGCTCAACCCCGTCCGCCAGGCCCACCGTTACGACCCGGACGGCACCTATGTGCGCCGCTGGGTGCCGGAACTGGCGGACATCGGCGGGCCCGCCGTGCACGAACCCTGGAAACTGCCCGACGCCGACCGCGCCCGGCTGGACTACCCCGGCCCGATCGTGGCGCTCGGCGACGGACTGACCCGGTTCAAGGAGGGCCGCGGCAGCGGCTGA
- a CDS encoding SDR family oxidoreductase: MSGQGDGRNTEGPRCLVTGATGYVGGRLVPELLDAGFRVRCMARSPEKLRDHPWAGRVEAVRGDVTDPDSLGEALRDVDVAYYLVHGLRSGPSFEDADRKAAGAFADRAGGAGVGRIVYLGGLTPAEVPGHELSPHLRSRAEVGEIFLRSSVPATVLRAAVVIGSGSASFEMLRYLTERLPVMVTPSWVSTRVQPIAVRDVLRYLVGSARMPADVNRSFDIGGPDVMTYERMMRRYAEVAGLPRRLILGVPMLTPRLSSLWIGLVTPVPPALARPLAESLRHEVVCREHDIARHVPDPPGTPLGFDRALELALQRVRDAQVTTRWSSAALPGAPSDPLPTDPDWAGGSLYTDRRGLDVDASPQALWRVIEGIGGDNGWYSFPLAWAVRGWLDRLVGGVGLRRGRRDAARLRVGDSLDFWRVEEIEPGRMLRLRAEMRLPGLAWLEMHAERGEGGRSRYRQRALFHPHGLLGHVYWWAVSPFHAVVFGGMARNIARAAAKAGSDGADGTGPASDSTPSARVR, encoded by the coding sequence ATGAGCGGACAGGGCGACGGTCGGAACACGGAGGGCCCGCGCTGCCTCGTGACCGGTGCGACCGGCTACGTCGGCGGCAGGCTCGTGCCCGAGTTGCTGGACGCCGGTTTCCGGGTCCGCTGCATGGCCCGCTCGCCGGAGAAGCTGCGCGACCACCCCTGGGCGGGGCGGGTGGAGGCGGTACGGGGCGACGTCACCGACCCGGACTCGCTCGGAGAGGCGCTGCGCGACGTGGACGTCGCCTACTACCTCGTGCATGGGCTGCGCTCCGGGCCGTCCTTCGAGGACGCCGACCGCAAGGCGGCCGGCGCGTTCGCCGACCGGGCGGGTGGGGCGGGCGTGGGGCGCATCGTCTATCTGGGCGGGCTGACGCCCGCGGAGGTGCCCGGCCACGAGCTCTCGCCGCACCTGCGCTCCCGCGCCGAGGTGGGCGAGATCTTCCTCCGCTCATCCGTGCCCGCGACGGTGCTGCGTGCCGCGGTCGTCATCGGCTCCGGCTCGGCCAGCTTCGAGATGCTCCGCTACCTGACCGAGCGGCTGCCCGTCATGGTCACCCCCAGCTGGGTGAGCACCCGCGTCCAGCCGATCGCCGTCCGTGACGTGCTGCGCTACCTCGTGGGCAGCGCCCGGATGCCGGCGGACGTGAACCGGTCCTTCGACATCGGCGGGCCGGACGTGATGACGTACGAGCGGATGATGCGGCGCTACGCCGAGGTGGCCGGGCTGCCGAGGCGCCTGATCCTGGGCGTGCCGATGCTGACGCCCAGGCTGTCCAGTCTGTGGATCGGCCTGGTCACACCGGTGCCGCCCGCCCTCGCCCGGCCCCTCGCCGAATCGCTGCGCCACGAGGTGGTCTGCCGCGAGCACGACATCGCCCGCCACGTCCCCGATCCGCCCGGCACTCCCCTCGGCTTCGACCGGGCCCTGGAGCTGGCGCTCCAGCGGGTGCGCGACGCGCAGGTCACCACCCGCTGGTCCTCCGCCGCGCTGCCCGGTGCTCCGAGCGACCCGCTGCCGACGGACCCGGACTGGGCCGGGGGCAGTCTCTACACCGACCGGCGCGGGCTCGACGTCGACGCCTCGCCGCAGGCCCTGTGGCGGGTCATCGAGGGGATCGGCGGTGACAACGGCTGGTACTCCTTCCCGCTCGCCTGGGCGGTACGGGGCTGGCTCGACCGGCTCGTCGGCGGCGTGGGGCTCCGCCGCGGCCGGCGGGACGCCGCACGGCTGAGGGTCGGAGACTCGCTGGACTTCTGGCGGGTCGAGGAGATCGAACCGGGCCGGATGCTGCGGCTGCGGGCCGAGATGAGGCTGCCGGGTCTCGCGTGGCTGGAGATGCACGCCGAACGCGGCGAGGGGGGCCGCAGCCGCTACCGGCAGCGGGCCCTGTTCCATCCGCACGGACTGCTCGGGCACGTGTACTGGTGGGCCGTCTCCCCTTTCCACGCCGTCGTGTTCGGAGGCATGGCACGCAACATCGCCCGGGCGGCAGCGAAGGCCGGATCCGACGGCGCCGACGGCACCGGGCCCGCTTCGGACAGCACCCCCTCGGCCCGTGTCCGCTGA
- a CDS encoding ATP-binding protein, which translates to MSADELTGTNRPEAVVPRTPSQARTRVEALLREWLMPAGGIPDDTHVVGDAILVTSELVTNALRHGGGLTSFDVEMTDQGCRVSVGDRSDRLPEFASSRDGSGRLRVGGHGWRVIRRLARSITITPEAHGGKRVSVLISLA; encoded by the coding sequence ATGTCTGCTGATGAACTGACCGGGACGAACCGCCCGGAAGCCGTGGTGCCGCGCACCCCCTCACAGGCGCGCACCCGGGTGGAGGCGTTGCTGCGGGAGTGGCTGATGCCCGCCGGCGGGATTCCCGACGACACGCACGTGGTCGGCGATGCCATCCTCGTGACGTCCGAGCTCGTGACCAACGCCCTCCGGCACGGCGGCGGCCTGACGAGCTTCGACGTCGAGATGACCGACCAGGGCTGCCGCGTGAGCGTCGGCGACCGCAGCGACCGGCTCCCGGAGTTCGCCTCCTCCCGGGACGGCAGCGGCAGACTCCGCGTCGGGGGGCACGGCTGGCGCGTGATCCGCAGGCTGGCGCGGAGCATCACGATCACCCCGGAGGCACATGGGGGAAAGCGCGTGAGCGTGCTGATCTCGCTGGCATGA
- a CDS encoding ATP-binding protein yields MLSGDVAGERHRPSRPSVPTSAAAARDRVERLLEDHFRDAPQPRPPAVVLTDALLVTSELVTNAIRHGGGVTGFAARVTDEGLELTVRDRDPAAPVARPRPEGQTFPVGGYGWPLVQRLATRIDIVPLREGKSIRVLLPLDPHSPA; encoded by the coding sequence ATGCTGTCAGGCGACGTGGCCGGAGAACGGCACCGACCTTCGCGGCCGTCGGTGCCGACGAGCGCGGCCGCCGCCCGCGACCGGGTCGAACGGCTGCTGGAGGACCATTTCCGGGACGCGCCCCAACCCCGGCCGCCGGCCGTGGTGCTGACGGACGCGCTGCTGGTCACCTCGGAGCTGGTGACCAACGCGATCCGGCACGGAGGCGGGGTCACCGGCTTCGCGGCACGGGTGACCGACGAGGGGCTGGAGCTGACGGTGCGGGACCGCGACCCCGCCGCGCCGGTCGCGCGACCCCGCCCGGAGGGGCAGACGTTCCCCGTGGGCGGCTACGGCTGGCCTCTCGTCCAACGGCTCGCCACGCGCATCGACATCGTCCCGCTGCGCGAGGGGAAGAGCATCAGGGTCCTGCTCCCCCTCGATCCGCACTCTCCGGCCTGA
- a CDS encoding alcohol dehydrogenase yields MSTYRVAQVAVAGGPFEIVEREVPQPGPRHVRVAVEACGICHSDAFFVTAGLPGVTFPVVPGHEIAGRVDALGEGIEDWGLQIGDRVAVGWFGGSCGHCTPCRQGDFIVCENLKVPGWAYDGGFAESVIAPVDALARIPDSLTAADAGPMACAGVTTYNGLRRSSARPGDLVAVLGIGGLGHLAVKYAVAMGFETVAIARGADKADFSKQLGAHHYVDSTAGTSVADALQSLGGARAVLATASNSAAITATVDGLSPRGELVVVGADPDALGINPVQLLMSGRVVRGHPSGTAQDVQDTMEFSALHGIRPVVETLPLSRADEAYRKMLSGSARFRMVLTAG; encoded by the coding sequence ATGAGTACGTACCGAGTCGCGCAGGTCGCCGTCGCCGGCGGTCCGTTCGAGATCGTCGAGCGTGAGGTGCCGCAGCCCGGCCCCCGTCATGTCCGGGTCGCCGTGGAGGCCTGCGGCATCTGCCACAGCGACGCCTTCTTCGTGACGGCCGGGCTGCCGGGCGTCACGTTCCCGGTGGTCCCCGGTCATGAGATCGCAGGACGCGTCGACGCGCTGGGCGAGGGCATCGAGGACTGGGGCCTGCAGATCGGCGACAGGGTCGCCGTGGGCTGGTTCGGCGGCAGCTGCGGCCACTGCACCCCCTGCCGGCAGGGCGACTTCATCGTGTGCGAGAACCTCAAGGTTCCCGGCTGGGCATACGACGGAGGCTTCGCGGAGTCCGTCATCGCGCCGGTCGACGCCCTGGCCCGGATCCCCGACTCGCTGACGGCGGCCGACGCGGGGCCGATGGCCTGTGCGGGAGTGACCACCTACAACGGTCTGCGACGCAGTTCCGCCCGGCCGGGAGACCTGGTCGCCGTGCTCGGCATCGGCGGTCTCGGCCACCTCGCGGTGAAGTACGCGGTCGCGATGGGTTTCGAGACCGTGGCCATCGCCCGCGGCGCCGACAAGGCCGACTTCTCCAAACAGCTCGGCGCCCACCACTACGTCGACAGCACGGCCGGCACCTCCGTCGCGGACGCCTTGCAGTCGCTCGGCGGTGCCAGGGCCGTCCTCGCCACGGCCTCCAACTCCGCCGCCATCACGGCCACCGTGGACGGGCTGTCGCCGCGCGGTGAACTGGTGGTGGTCGGCGCCGATCCCGATGCCCTGGGGATCAACCCGGTGCAGCTGCTGATGAGCGGCCGGGTCGTCCGAGGCCACCCGTCCGGCACCGCACAGGACGTGCAGGACACCATGGAGTTCAGCGCCCTGCACGGGATCCGCCCGGTGGTCGAGACCCTGCCGCTGAGCCGGGCCGACGAGGCGTACCGGAAGATGCTGTCGGGCAGCGCGCGCTTCCGCATGGTGCTCACCGCGGGCTGA
- a CDS encoding GPP34 family phosphoprotein, which yields MTTARDLMIIAMDVAPSRPVAQGDLSLALAGAEVVDLLAAEAVTLDGDRIVPGLGPATDDPLLDRAVSSLVREAPYELVGDWLWRRGRGLSAAYLAALEAEGLFGRPRRRGLRFRAGRDAPADSADRRAAAERLASDEPVLAALASAVGIRDEGADGGEDGPDREQPEYPDDPEYRENPENPETGRNGTGGEGESGNGNGGDRAGDGNGTGGLREGSGGLPGVSDDVDTVIGAVLDALTQLAAIRQRRSVEQAAFDNIWRGD from the coding sequence ATGACCACTGCACGGGACCTGATGATCATCGCCATGGACGTGGCGCCCAGCCGCCCCGTCGCGCAGGGCGATCTGTCGCTCGCGCTCGCGGGAGCGGAGGTCGTCGACCTGCTCGCCGCCGAGGCCGTCACCCTGGACGGCGATCGCATCGTGCCCGGCCTCGGCCCCGCCACGGACGATCCGCTGCTGGACCGGGCCGTGTCGTCGCTGGTGCGCGAGGCACCGTACGAGCTCGTCGGCGACTGGCTCTGGCGACGGGGCAGAGGCCTGTCCGCCGCGTATCTGGCCGCGCTCGAGGCGGAGGGGCTGTTCGGCCGGCCACGCCGCCGCGGGCTGCGCTTCCGGGCCGGCCGCGACGCGCCGGCCGATTCGGCGGACCGGCGGGCGGCGGCGGAACGTCTGGCCTCGGACGAGCCGGTCCTGGCCGCTCTGGCGTCGGCCGTCGGGATCCGTGACGAGGGCGCGGACGGCGGCGAGGACGGGCCGGACCGCGAGCAACCCGAGTACCCCGACGACCCCGAGTACCGCGAGAACCCGGAAAACCCCGAAACGGGCCGAAACGGGACCGGGGGCGAGGGCGAGAGCGGAAACGGGAACGGCGGCGACAGGGCGGGGGACGGGAACGGGACGGGTGGCCTCCGGGAGGGCTCCGGTGGCCTCCCGGGCGTGTCCGACGACGTGGACACCGTAATCGGGGCCGTGCTCGACGCGCTGACGCAGTTGGCGGCCATCCGGCAGCGTCGCTCCGTCGAGCAGGCCGCGTTCGACAACATCTGGCGAGGCGACTGA
- the aspA gene encoding aspartate ammonia-lyase, with amino-acid sequence MPTHDQAQPDDQRDEAPAAFRREHDLLGDRDVPADAYYGIHTLRAVENFPITGTAVSAYPDLVTALASVKQAAALANGELGLLEADKADAIVAACEEIRAGKLHREFVVDVIQGGAGTSTNMNANEVVANRALELLGLRKGEYARLHPLEDVNAGQSTNDVYPTAVKIALDLAAQRLLDAMEVLRGAFDAKAVEFADVLKMGRTQLQDAVPMTLGQEFATYAVMLGEDHKRLTEARELIREINLGGTAIGTGLNAHPRYAALAARNLRTITGLPLTVAEDLVEATQDAGAFVQLSGVLKRIAVKLSKTCNDLRLLSCGPRAGFAEINLPPVQAGSSIMPGKVNPVVPEVVNQIAFEVIGNDMAVTMAAEAGQLQLNAFEPLIAHSLLKSLTHLRAGCLTLAERCVTGITANRDHLAALVTRSIGLATALNPHIGYEQATAVAQEALSSGRSVHELVLAKGLLTEEQLRLVLLPDNLARPHDRQPVRDAFA; translated from the coding sequence ATGCCCACGCACGACCAGGCCCAGCCCGACGACCAGCGCGACGAGGCCCCCGCCGCGTTCCGCCGCGAGCACGATCTGCTCGGCGACCGCGACGTCCCCGCGGACGCCTACTACGGCATCCACACCCTGCGTGCAGTCGAGAACTTCCCCATCACCGGCACCGCCGTCTCGGCCTACCCGGACCTCGTCACCGCCCTCGCCTCCGTCAAGCAGGCCGCGGCGCTCGCCAACGGTGAACTCGGGCTCCTGGAAGCCGACAAGGCGGACGCGATCGTGGCGGCGTGCGAGGAGATACGGGCCGGGAAACTCCACCGCGAGTTCGTCGTCGACGTGATCCAGGGCGGTGCGGGCACCTCGACGAACATGAACGCCAACGAGGTCGTCGCCAACCGGGCCCTGGAGCTCCTCGGCCTCCGCAAGGGCGAGTACGCCCGGCTGCACCCGCTGGAGGACGTCAACGCCGGCCAGAGCACCAACGACGTCTACCCCACCGCCGTGAAGATCGCACTCGACCTCGCCGCCCAGCGGCTGCTGGACGCCATGGAGGTGCTGCGCGGAGCCTTCGACGCGAAGGCGGTGGAGTTCGCGGACGTCCTCAAGATGGGCCGTACGCAGCTCCAGGACGCGGTCCCGATGACCCTGGGCCAGGAGTTCGCGACGTACGCCGTCATGCTCGGCGAGGACCACAAACGGCTCACCGAGGCCCGTGAGCTCATCCGGGAGATCAACCTCGGCGGCACGGCGATCGGTACCGGGCTCAACGCCCACCCACGGTACGCGGCGCTGGCGGCCCGGAACCTGCGGACCATCACCGGCCTGCCGCTGACCGTCGCCGAGGACCTCGTCGAGGCCACCCAGGACGCCGGCGCGTTCGTCCAGCTGTCCGGCGTCCTCAAGCGGATCGCCGTCAAGCTCTCCAAGACCTGCAACGACCTGCGGCTGCTGTCCTGCGGCCCGCGCGCCGGCTTCGCCGAGATCAACCTGCCGCCGGTGCAGGCGGGTTCGAGCATCATGCCCGGCAAGGTGAACCCCGTTGTCCCCGAGGTCGTCAACCAGATCGCCTTCGAGGTCATCGGGAACGACATGGCGGTGACCATGGCGGCCGAGGCGGGGCAGCTCCAGCTCAACGCCTTCGAACCCCTGATCGCCCACAGTCTGCTCAAGAGCCTGACCCATCTGCGGGCCGGCTGTCTGACGCTCGCCGAGCGCTGTGTCACGGGCATCACCGCCAACCGGGACCACCTCGCCGCCCTCGTCACCCGCTCCATCGGCCTGGCGACCGCGCTCAACCCGCACATCGGCTACGAACAGGCCACCGCCGTCGCCCAGGAGGCGCTGAGCTCCGGCCGCAGCGTCCACGAACTCGTCCTCGCCAAGGGCCTGCTGACGGAGGAGCAGCTCCGGCTGGTCCTGCTCCCGGACAACCTGGCCCGCCCGCACGACCGTCAGCCCGTCCGGGACGCCTTCGCCTAG
- a CDS encoding asparaginase: MGRMVVISTGGTIASRWQGSGFAADANGGEVMATAPLPEGVSVEVVDLFSVNSPRLTTHHQLTLLRTVHEVLADPGVDGIVVTHGTDTLEESAFLVDLHHDDPRPVVFTGAQLPLGATDGDGPGNLHDALLTAATTRGLGVVIAFDGKVHPARGTVKTQTLAPDAFADPSGARLGSIGFGRVSVLRRPHRPAPLALPAVPETAPRVDMVMHHCDADALLFNAALDAGAQGVVLVATGAGNATPEIAETVAAATSRGVLVALTTRVQAGPVTEIYTHGGAVDLVAAGAVPTGTLRAGQARIAVLSALLATADPQERGRVLRHALGEPAAADARTADLARV; encoded by the coding sequence GTGGGACGCATGGTCGTCATCAGCACCGGAGGGACGATAGCCAGTCGCTGGCAGGGTTCCGGTTTCGCCGCCGACGCGAACGGCGGAGAGGTCATGGCCACCGCTCCGCTGCCGGAGGGTGTCAGCGTCGAGGTCGTGGACCTCTTCAGTGTGAACAGCCCCCGGCTCACCACCCACCACCAGCTGACCCTCCTCCGCACGGTCCACGAGGTGCTCGCGGACCCCGGCGTCGACGGAATCGTCGTCACCCACGGCACCGACACCCTCGAGGAGTCCGCCTTCCTCGTGGACCTCCACCACGACGACCCGCGACCGGTGGTCTTCACCGGCGCGCAGCTCCCGCTCGGGGCGACGGACGGCGACGGTCCCGGCAATCTCCACGACGCCCTGCTGACCGCCGCGACGACCCGCGGCCTGGGCGTCGTGATCGCCTTCGACGGCAAGGTGCACCCGGCCCGGGGCACGGTCAAGACGCAGACCCTCGCCCCCGACGCCTTCGCCGACCCCTCCGGCGCCCGCCTCGGGAGCATCGGCTTCGGCCGGGTGTCCGTACTGCGCCGGCCGCATCGCCCAGCCCCGCTCGCGCTGCCCGCCGTCCCGGAGACGGCACCCCGCGTCGACATGGTCATGCACCACTGCGACGCCGACGCCCTGCTGTTCAACGCCGCACTGGACGCGGGGGCCCAGGGCGTCGTCCTGGTGGCCACCGGGGCCGGGAACGCGACCCCGGAGATCGCGGAGACCGTCGCCGCCGCCACCTCCCGCGGCGTGCTCGTCGCCCTGACCACCCGGGTCCAGGCCGGCCCGGTCACCGAGATCTACACGCACGGCGGCGCCGTCGACCTGGTGGCCGCAGGCGCCGTGCCGACCGGCACGCTCCGCGCCGGGCAGGCCCGGATCGCCGTGCTGAGCGCGCTGCTCGCCACCGCGGACCCCCAGGAGCGGGGCCGGGTGCTGCGCCACGCGCTCGGTGAACCGGCGGCCGCGGACGCCCGGACCGCGGACCTGGCGCGGGTGTAG
- a CDS encoding Lrp/AsnC family transcriptional regulator, whose protein sequence is MDDIDRAILRELQNDGRLSNQELAQRVGLTPSPCMRRVRQLEQDGVIQGYRAVIDPDAVDRGFEVLVSIEVARDREAVESFEAALQDIPDVIEAHRLFGSPGCLLRIAVSDLRAYERLWIEKLTALSGVTEVNSQIIMKRIKEARGLPVDG, encoded by the coding sequence ATGGACGACATCGACAGGGCAATCTTGCGTGAGCTCCAGAACGACGGCCGGCTGAGCAACCAGGAGCTTGCGCAGCGCGTCGGCCTCACCCCGTCGCCCTGCATGCGCCGCGTGCGGCAACTGGAGCAGGACGGCGTGATCCAGGGATACCGGGCGGTGATCGACCCCGATGCGGTAGACCGGGGCTTCGAGGTGCTGGTCTCCATCGAGGTGGCGCGCGACCGCGAGGCGGTCGAGTCCTTCGAGGCGGCCCTGCAGGACATCCCGGACGTCATCGAGGCGCACCGCCTGTTCGGCAGCCCGGGGTGCCTGCTGCGGATCGCGGTGAGCGATCTCCGTGCCTACGAACGGCTGTGGATCGAGAAGCTGACGGCGCTGTCCGGCGTGACCGAGGTCAACTCCCAGATCATCATGAAGCGCATCAAGGAAGCCCGGGGTCTCCCGGTGGACGGCTGA
- a CDS encoding ABC transporter ATP-binding protein: MRGNGAVGAPGRLTVEDVSVVLDGRTLVEGVSLSAAPGEVVGLVGPNGAGKSTLLRTVYRTLRPTTGRVLLDGEDVRRMPGKRLARRLAAVLQESPGEFELTVYEVVAMGRTPHKRAFEGDTADDRAVVMAALAELGAAGLASAPFGRLSGGEKQRVLIARAVAQRAGSMVLDEPTNHLDLRHQLDALRLVRRLGVTAVVALHDLNLAAAFCDRICVMAGGRLVALGTPGEVLTPALLAEVYRVEADVAEHPRTGVPHVTLLAGSEQPLAER, encoded by the coding sequence ATGAGGGGGAACGGAGCCGTGGGCGCGCCGGGACGTCTGACCGTGGAGGACGTCTCGGTGGTCCTGGACGGCAGGACCCTGGTGGAGGGCGTGTCGCTGAGTGCGGCCCCCGGCGAGGTCGTCGGCCTCGTCGGCCCCAACGGCGCCGGGAAGTCGACCCTGTTGCGCACGGTCTACCGGACGCTGCGCCCCACGACGGGGCGGGTGCTGCTGGACGGGGAGGACGTACGGCGGATGCCCGGCAAGCGCCTGGCGCGCCGGCTGGCGGCCGTACTGCAGGAGTCCCCCGGGGAGTTCGAGCTCACCGTGTACGAGGTGGTGGCCATGGGCCGCACTCCGCACAAGCGGGCCTTCGAGGGGGACACCGCGGACGACCGCGCCGTCGTCATGGCCGCGCTGGCCGAACTCGGCGCCGCCGGGCTGGCTTCCGCGCCGTTCGGACGCCTGTCGGGCGGAGAGAAGCAGCGGGTGCTGATCGCCCGGGCCGTGGCCCAGCGCGCGGGGTCGATGGTCCTGGACGAGCCGACCAACCACCTGGACCTGCGCCACCAACTCGACGCCCTCCGGCTGGTCCGACGCCTGGGCGTCACCGCCGTCGTCGCCCTCCACGACCTCAACCTGGCGGCGGCGTTCTGCGACCGGATCTGTGTGATGGCCGGCGGCCGCCTCGTCGCCCTGGGCACTCCCGGGGAGGTGCTGACCCCCGCCCTCCTGGCCGAGGTCTACCGCGTGGAGGCGGACGTGGCCGAGCACCCCCGGACCGGCGTACCGCACGTCACCCTGCTCGCCGGTTCCGAACAGCCGCTTGCGGAGCGGTGA
- a CDS encoding FecCD family ABC transporter permease gives MHDAAPRRPGRRAPAVPYPVVLAALGALVLVAATFGTAVGSIGVPAGQVWGILLHRVHPALADPDWTQVRETIVVEVRLPRVLLCAAVGAGLAVCGTALQALVRNPLADPMLLGVSSGASVGAVTVVVFNVSLFGVFSLPVAAFLGALAALVAVYFLARSGGRMTTVRLVLAGVATAEVLSAVASFLVVTSNDPHKTQSALRWMLGGMAGTTWATVWIPAGAVLAGTAVLLGVCRSLNLLLAGEEAAVALGLDVHRFRASLFTLVALMIGTIVAVSGQIGFVGLIMPHVVRLLVGADHRRALPAAALLGAAFLIAADLAARTLMSPEEIPVGILTALVGGPFFLWLMRRRTA, from the coding sequence GTGCACGACGCGGCGCCCCGGCGCCCGGGCCGGCGCGCGCCTGCCGTCCCCTACCCGGTCGTGCTCGCGGCGCTGGGCGCGCTGGTCCTCGTGGCGGCGACCTTCGGTACCGCCGTGGGCTCCATCGGCGTACCGGCCGGACAGGTGTGGGGCATCCTGCTGCACCGGGTGCATCCCGCACTGGCGGACCCCGACTGGACACAGGTCCGCGAGACCATCGTCGTCGAGGTCCGGCTGCCCCGTGTGCTGCTGTGCGCGGCGGTCGGAGCCGGCCTCGCCGTCTGCGGGACGGCGCTCCAGGCACTCGTGCGCAATCCGCTGGCGGACCCCATGCTGCTCGGGGTGTCGTCCGGCGCGTCCGTGGGCGCGGTGACGGTCGTCGTCTTCAACGTGAGTCTGTTCGGGGTGTTCTCGCTGCCCGTGGCGGCGTTCCTCGGCGCGCTGGCCGCACTCGTGGCCGTGTACTTCCTGGCGCGGTCCGGCGGGCGGATGACCACGGTGCGGCTGGTGCTGGCGGGGGTGGCCACGGCCGAGGTGCTGTCGGCGGTGGCGAGCTTCCTCGTCGTCACCTCGAACGACCCGCACAAGACCCAGTCGGCGCTGCGCTGGATGCTCGGCGGCATGGCGGGCACGACATGGGCGACGGTGTGGATCCCCGCCGGGGCCGTCCTGGCCGGCACGGCCGTGCTGCTCGGGGTGTGCCGCTCGCTGAACCTGCTGCTGGCGGGGGAGGAGGCGGCCGTCGCGCTCGGTCTGGACGTGCACCGCTTCCGCGCCTCGCTGTTCACCCTCGTCGCCCTGATGATCGGCACGATCGTCGCGGTGAGCGGGCAGATCGGCTTCGTCGGCCTGATCATGCCGCACGTGGTGCGGCTGCTGGTCGGCGCCGACCACCGGCGCGCCCTGCCCGCCGCCGCCCTGCTCGGCGCCGCCTTCCTCATCGCCGCAGACCTGGCCGCCCGTACTCTCATGAGTCCCGAGGAGATACCCGTGGGCATCCTCACCGCCCTCGTCGGAGGGCCGTTCTTCCTGTGGCTGATGCGCCGGAGGACGGCATGA